In Streptomyces sclerotialus, the DNA window GCGACGGCGGGCGAGGACGAGGAGACGGCGACGCCGAACTCCCCGGTGCGGGGGCAGCGCGCGCCTCTCCGGGGCAGGTCAGGCCCCCAGCGCCGTCCGGCACACGGCCGAGAACGCCTGGGCGCGGGCCGTCGGCCGGACCCCCGACAGCCGCGCGAGGACCACCGGCAGCGCCGGCAGCGGATCGGTCAGCCGCAGCGCCGCCGCCCGCCCGCCGTCGTACGTCACGTCGTGCACCGGCCGCTGGTTCAGCAGCGCGAATCCGTGCCCCGCCGCCACCATCGCGCGCACCGTCTCGTAACTCGTACTGCGGTGCCGCACCTTCGGTTCGACCCCCGTCTTGAGGAACAGCGAGCGGAAGTAGTCCCGGCTCAACGGCAGATCGAGCAGGATCATCGGCTCCGCCGCCAGATCCGCCAGCCGGACAGCCCCCGCCCCCGCCAGCGGGTGGTCCGGCGGCACCAGCGCGTACGGCGGCGCCACCGCCAGCACCTCCCGCTCGATGTCCGGGTCGAGCCCCAGGTCGTACAGGAGCGCCAACTCACATCTGCCGTGGCGCAGATCGTGCTGGACCGCTCTGATGTCGCCCTCGGTGACCTGCACCCGCACCGCCGGGTGCGCGTCCCCGAACTCCCGCAGCAGCCGCGGCAGACAGAACGGCGCCAGCGTCTGGAAACACCCCACCGCCAGCTCACCCACCAGCTCCGTGCCCAGACTGCGCGCCGTCTCCGTCAGGTCCTCGGCGTGCGTGAGGAAGCCGCGCAGCTCGTGCAGGAAACGCTCACCGGCCCGGGTCAGCGACAGGCCCTTGGCATGGTGCCGGATCAGCAGCTGCACCCCCAGCTCCCGCTCCAGGTGCGTCACCGCGGTGGAGATCGCCGACTGCGACACGCTGATCCGCTGCGCGGCGGCCGTCATGCTGCCGAGCTCCGCGGCGGCGAGGAAGTAACGGAGCTGTACGAGGGTGAAGTTGGTGTCCTTGGGCATGGCGTGATCCTTGCACCCCGCCACCCTGTGGCAGCCGGCGGCCCTGGACGGTACGGACGGCCCGGTCGCGCCCCTGT includes these proteins:
- a CDS encoding LysR family transcriptional regulator; the protein is MPKDTNFTLVQLRYFLAAAELGSMTAAAQRISVSQSAISTAVTHLERELGVQLLIRHHAKGLSLTRAGERFLHELRGFLTHAEDLTETARSLGTELVGELAVGCFQTLAPFCLPRLLREFGDAHPAVRVQVTEGDIRAVQHDLRHGRCELALLYDLGLDPDIEREVLAVAPPYALVPPDHPLAGAGAVRLADLAAEPMILLDLPLSRDYFRSLFLKTGVEPKVRHRSTSYETVRAMVAAGHGFALLNQRPVHDVTYDGGRAAALRLTDPLPALPVVLARLSGVRPTARAQAFSAVCRTALGA